From a single Sander vitreus isolate 19-12246 chromosome 4, sanVit1, whole genome shotgun sequence genomic region:
- the dnajc14 gene encoding dnaJ homolog subfamily C member 14, with amino-acid sequence MEREAAEKEMDWVTDADEDIPDGDSTLVTESSQWEARPTDDECEQDKTAKSQDTPNPATPQASGADEAEYCGSTEAKEDTEEASDGFEHDDTADHENSHVINQEEDEAAKEQHMNGESGWRNVGPGRRCRFRSSGSVSEQSSQSAFSSLQKGNVMSSGGRHKQTRRRNHHHHQQNRGRRRTGNQLVLAFKEMLSESLSFWCISCIHMMIEIIVTLTHNCGVGVEAGGVKLYNFGQQLLVKITDTAGMKADASRILKWTKCTGTDLVDKIVRLVKWLKTAALSFLRLFCALVIFGSQWAKCALVRLGGEKGKRYWTTFQESRFWKRVVSLLETVRSRFRRHGHIPPSSPDSPGRAGRSQPGQELERLLALAEVPEDELDPFTVLGVEVHATEAELKKAYRQLAVQVHPDKNKHPRAGEAFKVLRAAWDIVSNPETRREYELKRMAATELSKSMNEFLTKLQDDLKEAMNTMMCTKCEGKHKRFEMDREPAEARFCAECNRCHSAEEGDLWAESSMLGLRITYFACMDGKVYDITEWAGCQRIGISPDTHRVPYHISFGSKNNSNSTRHRTPSESAPSPTNPADLQDFFNRIFKGGPPNDMAANGGFFPSGPPHQQPPGAGAPPFSPPPSQTGFYVPGGQRPESSETWAESGKPPRRRKKVRKPFQR; translated from the exons ATGGAGAGGGAAGCAGCTGAGAAGGAAATGGATTGGGTTACTGACGCTGATGAGGACATCCCTGATGGTGATTCCACCTTAGTGACCGAGTCTAGTCAGTGGGAGGCCAGACCCACTGATGATGAATGTGAGCAGGACAAAACAGCCAAATCTCAGGACACCCCAAATCCAGCCACTCCACAAGCCTCTGGTGCTGACGAAGCAGAGTATTGTGGATCTACAGAGGCCAAAGAGGATACTGAGGAGGCTTCAGATGGGTTTGAGCATGATGACACTGCAGATCATGAGAACTCGCATGTTATAAATCAAGAAGAGGATGAAGCTGCGAAGGAGCAGCACATGAACGGGGAGTCTGGTTGGAGGAACGTGGGACCTGGGCGGCGATGCAGATTCAGGAGCAGTGGGTCAGTTTCAGAGCAGAGCAGTCAAAGTGCTTTTTCCTCCCTTCAAAAAGGCAATGTTATGTCAAGTGGTGGTCGGCACAAGCAGACCCGCAGACgtaaccaccaccaccatcagcaGAACCGAGGCCGTAGGCGGACAGGCAACCAGCTCGTCCTAGCTTTCAAGGAGATGCTGTCAGAGTCTCTGAGCTTCTGGTGCATCTCCTGCATCCACATGATGATTGAGATTATTGTCACATTAACTCACAATTGTGGAGTTGGTGTGGAGGCTGGAGGGGTGAAACTTTACAACTTTGGGCAGCAGCTCCTTGTGAAGATCACAGATACAGCAGGAATGAAGGCGGATGCTAGTCGGATTCTGAAATGGACGAAATGCACAGGAACAGACCTGGTGGATAAAATTGTTCGGTTAGTAAAGTGGTTGAAGACAGCTGCCTTATCTTTTTTGAGACTTTTCTGTGCTTTGGTTATTTTCGGTTCCCAGTGGGCAAAGTGTGCGTTGGTTCGCCTTggaggagagaagggaaaaCGCTATTGGACAACTTTTCAGGAGTCAAGGTTTTGGAAGAGGGTGGTGTCCCTGCTGGAGACAGTCCGAAGCAGGTTCAGGAGGCATGGCCACATACCACCGTCCAGCCCTGACTCTCCCGGCAGGGCAGGGAGAAGCCAGCCAGGCCAGGAGCTAGAGAGACTGCTAGCCTTGGCTGAGGTACCAGAGGACGAGCTCGACCCCTTTACAGTGCTGGGTGTGGAGGTGCATGCCACTGAGGCTGAACTGAAGAAGGCCTACAGACAGCTGgctgtccag GTCCATCCAGACAAAAATAAACACCCCCGAGCTGGAGAGGCGTTCAAAGTACTGAGGGCTGCCTGGGATATTGTCAGTAATCCAGAGACACGACGAGAGTACGAGTT GAAGCGTATGGCAGCAACCGAGCTCTCAAAGTCCATGAACGAGTTTCTGACTAAACTGCAGGATGACCTGAAGGAAGCCATGAACACCATGATGTGTACCAAGTGTGAAGGCAAACACAA GCGGTTCGAGATGGATCGTGAACCTGCTGAGGCCCGGTTCTGTGCCGAGTGCAACCGCTGCCATAGTGCTGAGGAGGGGGACCTGTGGGCTGAGTCCAGCATGTTGGGCCTACGTATCACATACTTTGCATGTATGGATGGCAAAGTGTATGATATTACAG AGTGGGCAGGTTGCCAAAGAATCGGCATTTCTCCTGACACGCACCGTGTGCCCTATCACATCTCTTTTGGTTCAAAGAACAACAGCAACTCCACACGACACAG GACACCCTCAGAGAGCGCCCCAAGTCCGACCAACCCTGCAGATTTGCAGGACTTCTTCAATCGCATCTTCAAGGGAGGACCACCTAACGACATGGCTGCCAATGGGGGATTCTTCCCCTCAGGTCCCCCCCATCAGCAACCCCCTGGTGCTGGAGCGCCCCCGTTCTCCCCTCCCCCGAGCCAGACAGGTTTCTACGTGCCGGGGGGTCAGCGGCCAGAGTCCAGTGAGACATGGGCTGAAAGTGGCAAACCCCCCAGAAGGAGGAAGAAGGTCCGCAAACCCTTCCAGAGGTGA